Proteins encoded within one genomic window of Hermetia illucens chromosome 2, iHerIll2.2.curated.20191125, whole genome shotgun sequence:
- the LOC119647834 gene encoding protein disabled isoform X1 produces the protein MQTLRKKTSPCKYRNDPGRFFGDGVTFKAKLIGILEVGEARGDRMCQEALQDLKMAIRAAGEHKQRITIHVTIDGLRLRDEKTSDSLYHHPVHKISFIAQDMTDSRAFGYIFGSPDSGHRFFGIKTDKAASQVVLAMRDLFQVVFELKKKEIEMARQQIQSKIIHEHQPITLNVKSTGTDPLNSGYNKSSSETTKANAKEMSPESVADLVDLEQELSSIQRGITQMERITPNEPSATTKSVTEEDPFGDSFTAFPTYQLLPPPESTRSRHAKGNKPLDNTLQENPSGSNSNTQHLQGLVGGVNASGSSAITSTDSWLEKQVDLSSVNFDAPKSLEISSATVGTTSAPKPNATDDITPQKSNEDQNKSIPGSTSTKTATQQAASAAPFIDAFTDLDPLGTGKSKPYIDKKYFFHELKNPPKKVLKDLSHKDTFTATFQENEHDQDVFDVIQDSFDPSGNVDHRSGEYATKSLPEKSLFPKDVNPIHSDKLFNIDLDRSRVEEPVMIKRDTDPFSPTRKKSDPFQEGDIFTKLDPFEFEFSGNKQTILPETKIVSEETVKPKKDMNMFNGPLQVNLPPEGWNSSNMVQKKIERQTSESPTSGNRNRPSVFKQNTVDVISSISSKKMPHLFGQKFSKRDSNSINMRRLQESDSLSENEAAPEPPPRPDSASHIEPPPLPPKKQFSDIVIRPRITSSSAIPPPTRYDYVTAKIKSSSQQNSEAPPIPLPSRKVGRTDSTFPGPGRPGRKPGEEDDYLTPITSNPDVPPLLPPPQTKGRGRRYEYLDNKTEHETTARSSASRNEPILPDITLSQLLTLGIDELAAKLNVPTSKLSTMTLVELTSYLSNFIENSKRAQEEAKRVEEPSVFKVNFDQNPDATFVAKFDDNFGEESGAPFVANFADFETKSSATTTTITSAAHQVPSADRYAVFREIIEQEKQSEDTEHVDSSGQEDEMAGDMPAANEITQVQPDNGEPSNIVPVTKIDTKITEAISQAKDRYAALRDIILVEDLFEKPVRQVDSSQSSTLLEDGEREPDVFEDAESDRTRNEQTSPENNISGDGMESVEVGSKASEKSKPDTSFMHTLTVSNTDDLEIDEYMHRAISNLSLESRERLTPGMNKSPTVTETGTSPKPPSQASKSPIASLAHEIKSQFNDMSTSPIPLQKSPASKSPVNKSPHSKSPLNKSPIPQAVTNLMESKKRPESGSLSDVICGSSPEADRGSGTEHAKMIPTTTEPASGATESWAIFEKAADKQQSSNGGPTAKSPKIPTSKDLPESPCSSDGKDEWKGEQYVKKWPKGQTSSSSRDLSPWDDETSDYKKRPPDRTDRHGYYMRHARRMNSCDDDYDYDEEVSKRRERRVKSHTSRSKENFEPDSQNWYHASSHHHWSPPEEDDARARGFDRNLFECGTYGPLLRDHKMAPPMSSYDRRYEKRKYYREYCRPDYEFESYGESPDVKERKMMYYGEKGRRDYENMYEECFGRDGRGSKSRDFFYDRDRKSFDRDSVESYDSASRRQRSFGSGDVYGSLDSREEFRERYMGGGEKTRSLRKSIKMRSNEDYEPDSENGDHVRRGPTDTRSLQRPSQNARIRKSSGSSHWDGEDTVPAPVPQVSSQKGWKRPSSASESERRLAENRRVLCHTLSGSDGEKDRRFRRRSRTRGKDEPPRQQQTFGTYRHPPPPPSHHDEIYDYMDYDEYGMPVDEDKFERLNRRRQDMHQRMMEADHSQRRKKGEKFNFDNDMDDTMVTPKYGGGVKKDASFYSEKDQRHTHKFDVFDETPPPPIPKGGKCGRRAFDFDDFEETPRSNASSSKFNFEEHGFESDFNSPPPSSTGVSSAATKSSFRFSNDFSEKEHKQNASLGNFESEINQPTPMQKLRFDDNITISKFDNDQSAPISSVGAFEDDFSKAEFVLENEDRWTSELPKRNNNSRFLPKQRQQQDQIKKSESVNIFGRKSEDPFEDDDFFKSSSSPPSGEKDPNKNDASGANGGDKKMQQSTDNGFNWDSNFAKFDENM, from the exons ATGTCCCCCGAATCTGTGGCTGACTTGGTAGACCTAGAGCAAGAATTGAGTTCGATTCAACGAGGAATTACCCAAATGGAACGTATTACCCCCAACGAGCCATCAGCAACAACGAAAAGTGTAACTGAGGAGGATCCGTTTGGCGATTCTTTCACGGCGTTTCCT ACGTATCAGCTTCTGCCACCCCCTGAATCGACAAGGTCCCGACATGCGAAAGGCAACAAACCCCTGGATAATACTCTGCAAGAAAATCCCAGTGGATCAAATTCAAATACTCAACATTTACAAGGTTTGGTAGGTGGTGTCAACGCATCTGGTTCATCTGCAATTACTTCCACTGATAGTTGGCTTGAAAAACAAGTTGATTTGTCATCTGTGAATTTTGATGCTCCGAAATCTCTAGAGATATCATCCGCGACTGTAGGTACCACTTCCGCTCCGAAACCGAATGCAACCGATGATATAACGCCACAAAAATCTAACGAAGATCAAAATAAATCGATACCTGGATCAACATCAACGAAAACTGCTACTCAGCAAGCAGCATCCGCAGCGCCGTTTATAGATGCATTTACAGATTTGGACCCATTGGGGACAGGCAAAAGTAAGCCCTACATAGATAAGAAGTACTTTTTCCATGAACTAAAGAATCCACCAAAGAAGGTGCTTAAAGATCTATCTCACAAGGATACATTTACAGCTACATTCCAAGAGAATGAACATGATCAAGATGTGTTTGATGTCATTCAGGATTCATTTGACCCATCCGGAAACGTGGACCATAGGTCGGGAGAATACGCCACAAAATCTCTCCCGGAGAAAAGTTTATTTCCAAAAGATGTCAATCCAATACACAGTGACAAACTTTTTAATATAGACCTCGACAGGTCCAGGGTGGAGGAACCGGTCATGATAAAGCGAGACACAGACCCGTTTTCTCCGACACGAAAGAAGAGCGATCCATTCCAAGAAGGTGATATCTTTACAAAGCTTGATCCGTTCGAATTTGAATTTAGCGGTAATAAGCAGACAATTTTACCTGAAACAAAAATAGTTTCGGAGGAAACGGTGAAGCCTAAAAAGGACATGAACATGTTTAACGGGCCTTTACAAGTGAATCTGCCGCCTGAAGGCTGGAACTCATCAAACATGGttcagaagaaaattgaacGTCAAACAAGCGAGTCACCTACATCTGGGAACCGTAACAGACCCAGTGTATTCAAGCAGAACACTGTTGACGTCATAAGCAGCATCAGTTCGAAGAAAATGCCTCATTTATTTGGCCAAAAGTTTTCGAAACGCGATTCGAACAGCATAAATATGCGTAGATTGCAGGAGAGCGATTCCTTAAGTGAAAATGAGGCTGCCCCTGAACCACCGCCGCGACCTGACTCCGCATCGCACATCGAGCCCCCACCTTTGCCCCCGAAAAAGCAATTTTCGGACATTGTTATTCGTCCGAGGATAACATCATCTTCGGCGATTCCTCCCCCAACGAGGTATGACTATGTTACTGCGAAAATCAAATCCTCAAGTCAACAAAACTCTGAGGCTCCGCCGATACCATTACCTTCGAGAAAAGTTGGAAGGACTGATTCTACTTTCCCTGGACCTGGTAGGCCAGGACGGAAACCCGGTGAAGAAGACGACTACCTGACGCCGATAACGTCGAATCCAGATGTGCCACCTCTCTTACCGCCACCACAAACTAAAGGACGTGGCCGAAGGTATGAATACCTTGACAATAAGACTGAACATGAAACGACAGCACGGAGCAGTGCGTCGCGTAATGAGCCCATACTACCTGATATTACACTCAGCCAGTTGCTCACGCTTGGCATTGATGAACTGGCAGCGAAACTCAATGTGCCGACATCTAAACTGAGCACGATGACACTTGTCGAACTAACAAGTTATTTGTCAAATTTCATAGAGAACTCGAAGCGGGCTCAGGAAGAAGCGAAGCGTGTTGAAGAGCCATCCGTTTTCAAGGTTAATTTCGATCAAAACCCTGATGCCACGTTCGTTGCAAAGTTCGATGATAATTTTGGAGAGGAGAGTGGAGCGCCGTTTGTAGCTAATTTCGCAGATTTTGAAACAAAGTCATCAGCAACCACGACGACAATAACAAGCGCTGCTCATCAAGTTCCGTCTGCAGATCGCTATGCAGTATTTAGGGAAATTATAGAACAAGAAAAACAAAGTGAAGATACAGAACATGTAGACTCGTCCGGGCAGGAAGATGAAATGGCAGGTGACATGCCTGCCGCAAACGAAATAACTCAAGTGCAACCAGACAATGGAGAGCCAAGCAATATAGTTCCTGTAACGAAAATCGATACAAAGATCACCGAAGCAATATCCCAAGCCAAAGATAGATACGCCGCCTTACGTGATATAATCCTAGTGGAAGACTTGTTCGAAAAACCTGTTCGGCAGGTGGATAGTTCGCAAAGTTCGACTTTATTGGAAGATGGTGAACGGGAACCTGATGTATTTGAGGACGCGGAGAGCGATAGAACTAGAAACGAACAAACCAGTCCTGAGAATAATATTTCTGGAGATGGGATGGAATCGGTGGAAGTGGGTTCCAAAGCATCTGAGAAGagtaaaccagatacttcctTCATGCATACTTTAACAGTGTCTAATACGGATGACCTGGAAATTGATGAATACATGCATCGCGCTATTTCAAATCTGTCATTGGAAAGTCGGGAGCGGCTCACTCCAGGGATGAACAAATCGCCAACCGTTACAGAGACTGGCACATCCCCGAAACCACCCTCACAAGCAAGCAAATCTCCCATTGCGTCACTAGCGCATGAAATAAAGTCGCAGTTTAATGATATGTCCACGTCTCCGATTCCTTTGCAAAAATCCCCAGCATCTAAATCTCCCGTGAACAAGTCTCCGCATTCGAAATCTCCTCTAAATAAGTCACCTATCCCGCAAGCAGTAACTAATCTTATGGAATCGAAAAAACGACCGGAATCGGGATCACTGAGTGATGTTATATGTGGTTCATCCCCGGAAGCTGATCGTGGATCGGGGACAGAGCATGCAAAGATGATACCTACAACGACCGAGCCGGCGTCAGGTGCTACTGAATCATGGGCTATATTTGAGAAAGCCGCTGATAAACAACAGTCTTCGAATGGGGGACCAACTGCAAAGTCACCTAAGATTCCCACGAGTAAGGATTTACCTGAGTCACCTTGTTCTTCTGATGGCAAGGACGAATGGAAGGGTGAGCAATATGTAAAGAAATGGCCAAAGGGCCAAACTTCATCGTCTTCACGAGATTTAAGCCCGTGGGATGACGAGACTTCCGATTATAAGAAACGACCACCAGATCGGACAGACAGGCACGGTTATTACATGCGTCATGCTCGTCGTATGAACTCATGTGATGATGACTACGA CTATGATGAAGAGGTTTCGAAAAGGCGAGAGAGGAGGGTTAAGAGTCACACGAGCCGAAGTAAGGAGAATTTTGAACCAG ATTCTCAAAATTGGTATCATGCTAGTAGTCACCATCACTGGTCGCCACCTGAAGAAGATGACGCTCGAGCCCGGGGATTCGATCGCAACCTATTCGAATGCGGAACATACGGTCCTCTACTAAGGGACCATAAAATGGCACCACCTATGTCATCATACGATCGTCGCTATGAGAAACGCAAGTATTATCGGGAATATTGTCGCCCTGATTATGAGTTTGAATCTTACGGTGAATCGCCTGATGTAAAAGaacgtaaaatgatgtattACGGCGAAAAGGGCAGAAGGGATTACGAAAATATGTACGAGGAATGCTTTGGGCGTGATGGTCGAGGATCAAAATCAAGAGATTTCTTCTATGATCGGGATCGGAAAAGTTTTGACCGTGATAGTGTGGAATCTTATGATAGTGCGAGTCGTCGGCAACGAAGCTTTGGAAGTGGTGACGTCTACGGAAGTTTAGATAGTCGTGAAGAGTTCAGAGAACGCTATATGGGAGGTGGTGAGAAGACTCGATCGCTGAGAAAGAGTATAAAAATGCGTAGCAACGAAGATTACGAGCCAGATTCTGAGAATGGTGATCATGTTCGCCGTGGTCCCACTGATACAAGAAGTCTGCAGAGACCTAGTCAGAATGCGAGAATTCGAAAAAGCAGTGGATCAAGTCACTGGGATGGCGAAG ATACTGTTCCAGCCCCAGTTCCTCAAGTTTCTAGTCAAAAGGGTTGGAAACGTCCGTCCAGTGCTTCAGAATCAGAACGACGTCTTGCCGAAAATCGACGCGTTCTTTGTCATACGTTATCAGGATCTGATGGCGAGAAGGATAGACG gTTTCGGCGACGGTCTCGTACACGAGGTAAAGATGAACCACCTCGACAGCAACAGACTTTTGGTACATACCGTCACCCTCCACCGCCACCTTCACatcacgacgaaatctatgattaTATGGACTACGATGAATACGGAATGCCAGTTGACGAAGATAAATTTGAACGATTAAATCGTCGACGGCAAGACATGCATCAGCGAATGATGGAAGCAGATCACTCACAGCGCCGGAAAAAAGGTGAGAAGTTCAATTTTGATAACGATATGGACGATACTATGGTGACACCAAAATATGGGGGCGGTGTTAAGAAAGATGCATCATTTTATTCGGAAAAGGATCAACGACATACACATAAATTTGATGTTTTCGATGAAACTCCACCGCCACCAATACCAAAAGGAGGCAAATGTGGTCGCCGCGCTTTCGATTTTGATGATTTTGAAGAAACTCCGCGTTCGAACGCGAGTAGTAGTAAATTCAACTTTGAGGAGCATGGCTTTGAAAGTGATTTCAATTCACCGCCCCCATCATCGACGGGCGTTTCGTCGGCTGCCACAAAATCTTCGTTCCGGTTTTCaaatgatttctctgagaaagagCACAAACAAAATGCAAGCCTCGGTAATTTTGAATCGGAAATTAATCAACCAACACCAATGCAGAAACTTCGGTTCGACGATAAtataacaatttcaaaatttgacaATGATCAATCAGCACCAATATCCTCGGTAGGCGCTTTCGAGGATGATTTCTCTAAAGCAGAATTTGTTTTAGAGAATGAGGACCGTTGGACATCGGAACTACCAAAGAGAAATAATAATTCTCGTTTCTTACCAAAACAACGTCAGCAACaagatcaaataaaaaaatcagaatCGGTTAATATATTCGGTCGTAAATCGGAAGATCCTTTTGAagatgatgattttttcaagTCGTCATCTTCACCACCATCGGGCGAGAAAGATCCAAATAAGAATGATGCAAGTGGTGCTAATGGTGGCGATAAGAAAATGCAACAATCCACAGACAATGGCTTTAATTGGGATAGTAACTTtgctaaattcgatgaaaatatgTGA
- the LOC119647834 gene encoding protein disabled isoform X2, producing MNTDRNDPGRFFGDGVTFKAKLIGILEVGEARGDRMCQEALQDLKMAIRAAGEHKQRITIHVTIDGLRLRDEKTSDSLYHHPVHKISFIAQDMTDSRAFGYIFGSPDSGHRFFGIKTDKAASQVVLAMRDLFQVVFELKKKEIEMARQQIQSKIIHEHQPITLNVKSTGTDPLNSGYNKSSSETTKANAKEMSPESVADLVDLEQELSSIQRGITQMERITPNEPSATTKSVTEEDPFGDSFTAFPTYQLLPPPESTRSRHAKGNKPLDNTLQENPSGSNSNTQHLQGLVGGVNASGSSAITSTDSWLEKQVDLSSVNFDAPKSLEISSATVGTTSAPKPNATDDITPQKSNEDQNKSIPGSTSTKTATQQAASAAPFIDAFTDLDPLGTGKSKPYIDKKYFFHELKNPPKKVLKDLSHKDTFTATFQENEHDQDVFDVIQDSFDPSGNVDHRSGEYATKSLPEKSLFPKDVNPIHSDKLFNIDLDRSRVEEPVMIKRDTDPFSPTRKKSDPFQEGDIFTKLDPFEFEFSGNKQTILPETKIVSEETVKPKKDMNMFNGPLQVNLPPEGWNSSNMVQKKIERQTSESPTSGNRNRPSVFKQNTVDVISSISSKKMPHLFGQKFSKRDSNSINMRRLQESDSLSENEAAPEPPPRPDSASHIEPPPLPPKKQFSDIVIRPRITSSSAIPPPTRYDYVTAKIKSSSQQNSEAPPIPLPSRKVGRTDSTFPGPGRPGRKPGEEDDYLTPITSNPDVPPLLPPPQTKGRGRRYEYLDNKTEHETTARSSASRNEPILPDITLSQLLTLGIDELAAKLNVPTSKLSTMTLVELTSYLSNFIENSKRAQEEAKRVEEPSVFKVNFDQNPDATFVAKFDDNFGEESGAPFVANFADFETKSSATTTTITSAAHQVPSADRYAVFREIIEQEKQSEDTEHVDSSGQEDEMAGDMPAANEITQVQPDNGEPSNIVPVTKIDTKITEAISQAKDRYAALRDIILVEDLFEKPVRQVDSSQSSTLLEDGEREPDVFEDAESDRTRNEQTSPENNISGDGMESVEVGSKASEKSKPDTSFMHTLTVSNTDDLEIDEYMHRAISNLSLESRERLTPGMNKSPTVTETGTSPKPPSQASKSPIASLAHEIKSQFNDMSTSPIPLQKSPASKSPVNKSPHSKSPLNKSPIPQAVTNLMESKKRPESGSLSDVICGSSPEADRGSGTEHAKMIPTTTEPASGATESWAIFEKAADKQQSSNGGPTAKSPKIPTSKDLPESPCSSDGKDEWKGEQYVKKWPKGQTSSSSRDLSPWDDETSDYKKRPPDRTDRHGYYMRHARRMNSCDDDYDYDEEVSKRRERRVKSHTSRSKENFEPDSQNWYHASSHHHWSPPEEDDARARGFDRNLFECGTYGPLLRDHKMAPPMSSYDRRYEKRKYYREYCRPDYEFESYGESPDVKERKMMYYGEKGRRDYENMYEECFGRDGRGSKSRDFFYDRDRKSFDRDSVESYDSASRRQRSFGSGDVYGSLDSREEFRERYMGGGEKTRSLRKSIKMRSNEDYEPDSENGDHVRRGPTDTRSLQRPSQNARIRKSSGSSHWDGEDTVPAPVPQVSSQKGWKRPSSASESERRLAENRRVLCHTLSGSDGEKDRRFRRRSRTRGKDEPPRQQQTFGTYRHPPPPPSHHDEIYDYMDYDEYGMPVDEDKFERLNRRRQDMHQRMMEADHSQRRKKGEKFNFDNDMDDTMVTPKYGGGVKKDASFYSEKDQRHTHKFDVFDETPPPPIPKGGKCGRRAFDFDDFEETPRSNASSSKFNFEEHGFESDFNSPPPSSTGVSSAATKSSFRFSNDFSEKEHKQNASLGNFESEINQPTPMQKLRFDDNITISKFDNDQSAPISSVGAFEDDFSKAEFVLENEDRWTSELPKRNNNSRFLPKQRQQQDQIKKSESVNIFGRKSEDPFEDDDFFKSSSSPPSGEKDPNKNDASGANGGDKKMQQSTDNGFNWDSNFAKFDENM from the exons ATGTCCCCCGAATCTGTGGCTGACTTGGTAGACCTAGAGCAAGAATTGAGTTCGATTCAACGAGGAATTACCCAAATGGAACGTATTACCCCCAACGAGCCATCAGCAACAACGAAAAGTGTAACTGAGGAGGATCCGTTTGGCGATTCTTTCACGGCGTTTCCT ACGTATCAGCTTCTGCCACCCCCTGAATCGACAAGGTCCCGACATGCGAAAGGCAACAAACCCCTGGATAATACTCTGCAAGAAAATCCCAGTGGATCAAATTCAAATACTCAACATTTACAAGGTTTGGTAGGTGGTGTCAACGCATCTGGTTCATCTGCAATTACTTCCACTGATAGTTGGCTTGAAAAACAAGTTGATTTGTCATCTGTGAATTTTGATGCTCCGAAATCTCTAGAGATATCATCCGCGACTGTAGGTACCACTTCCGCTCCGAAACCGAATGCAACCGATGATATAACGCCACAAAAATCTAACGAAGATCAAAATAAATCGATACCTGGATCAACATCAACGAAAACTGCTACTCAGCAAGCAGCATCCGCAGCGCCGTTTATAGATGCATTTACAGATTTGGACCCATTGGGGACAGGCAAAAGTAAGCCCTACATAGATAAGAAGTACTTTTTCCATGAACTAAAGAATCCACCAAAGAAGGTGCTTAAAGATCTATCTCACAAGGATACATTTACAGCTACATTCCAAGAGAATGAACATGATCAAGATGTGTTTGATGTCATTCAGGATTCATTTGACCCATCCGGAAACGTGGACCATAGGTCGGGAGAATACGCCACAAAATCTCTCCCGGAGAAAAGTTTATTTCCAAAAGATGTCAATCCAATACACAGTGACAAACTTTTTAATATAGACCTCGACAGGTCCAGGGTGGAGGAACCGGTCATGATAAAGCGAGACACAGACCCGTTTTCTCCGACACGAAAGAAGAGCGATCCATTCCAAGAAGGTGATATCTTTACAAAGCTTGATCCGTTCGAATTTGAATTTAGCGGTAATAAGCAGACAATTTTACCTGAAACAAAAATAGTTTCGGAGGAAACGGTGAAGCCTAAAAAGGACATGAACATGTTTAACGGGCCTTTACAAGTGAATCTGCCGCCTGAAGGCTGGAACTCATCAAACATGGttcagaagaaaattgaacGTCAAACAAGCGAGTCACCTACATCTGGGAACCGTAACAGACCCAGTGTATTCAAGCAGAACACTGTTGACGTCATAAGCAGCATCAGTTCGAAGAAAATGCCTCATTTATTTGGCCAAAAGTTTTCGAAACGCGATTCGAACAGCATAAATATGCGTAGATTGCAGGAGAGCGATTCCTTAAGTGAAAATGAGGCTGCCCCTGAACCACCGCCGCGACCTGACTCCGCATCGCACATCGAGCCCCCACCTTTGCCCCCGAAAAAGCAATTTTCGGACATTGTTATTCGTCCGAGGATAACATCATCTTCGGCGATTCCTCCCCCAACGAGGTATGACTATGTTACTGCGAAAATCAAATCCTCAAGTCAACAAAACTCTGAGGCTCCGCCGATACCATTACCTTCGAGAAAAGTTGGAAGGACTGATTCTACTTTCCCTGGACCTGGTAGGCCAGGACGGAAACCCGGTGAAGAAGACGACTACCTGACGCCGATAACGTCGAATCCAGATGTGCCACCTCTCTTACCGCCACCACAAACTAAAGGACGTGGCCGAAGGTATGAATACCTTGACAATAAGACTGAACATGAAACGACAGCACGGAGCAGTGCGTCGCGTAATGAGCCCATACTACCTGATATTACACTCAGCCAGTTGCTCACGCTTGGCATTGATGAACTGGCAGCGAAACTCAATGTGCCGACATCTAAACTGAGCACGATGACACTTGTCGAACTAACAAGTTATTTGTCAAATTTCATAGAGAACTCGAAGCGGGCTCAGGAAGAAGCGAAGCGTGTTGAAGAGCCATCCGTTTTCAAGGTTAATTTCGATCAAAACCCTGATGCCACGTTCGTTGCAAAGTTCGATGATAATTTTGGAGAGGAGAGTGGAGCGCCGTTTGTAGCTAATTTCGCAGATTTTGAAACAAAGTCATCAGCAACCACGACGACAATAACAAGCGCTGCTCATCAAGTTCCGTCTGCAGATCGCTATGCAGTATTTAGGGAAATTATAGAACAAGAAAAACAAAGTGAAGATACAGAACATGTAGACTCGTCCGGGCAGGAAGATGAAATGGCAGGTGACATGCCTGCCGCAAACGAAATAACTCAAGTGCAACCAGACAATGGAGAGCCAAGCAATATAGTTCCTGTAACGAAAATCGATACAAAGATCACCGAAGCAATATCCCAAGCCAAAGATAGATACGCCGCCTTACGTGATATAATCCTAGTGGAAGACTTGTTCGAAAAACCTGTTCGGCAGGTGGATAGTTCGCAAAGTTCGACTTTATTGGAAGATGGTGAACGGGAACCTGATGTATTTGAGGACGCGGAGAGCGATAGAACTAGAAACGAACAAACCAGTCCTGAGAATAATATTTCTGGAGATGGGATGGAATCGGTGGAAGTGGGTTCCAAAGCATCTGAGAAGagtaaaccagatacttcctTCATGCATACTTTAACAGTGTCTAATACGGATGACCTGGAAATTGATGAATACATGCATCGCGCTATTTCAAATCTGTCATTGGAAAGTCGGGAGCGGCTCACTCCAGGGATGAACAAATCGCCAACCGTTACAGAGACTGGCACATCCCCGAAACCACCCTCACAAGCAAGCAAATCTCCCATTGCGTCACTAGCGCATGAAATAAAGTCGCAGTTTAATGATATGTCCACGTCTCCGATTCCTTTGCAAAAATCCCCAGCATCTAAATCTCCCGTGAACAAGTCTCCGCATTCGAAATCTCCTCTAAATAAGTCACCTATCCCGCAAGCAGTAACTAATCTTATGGAATCGAAAAAACGACCGGAATCGGGATCACTGAGTGATGTTATATGTGGTTCATCCCCGGAAGCTGATCGTGGATCGGGGACAGAGCATGCAAAGATGATACCTACAACGACCGAGCCGGCGTCAGGTGCTACTGAATCATGGGCTATATTTGAGAAAGCCGCTGATAAACAACAGTCTTCGAATGGGGGACCAACTGCAAAGTCACCTAAGATTCCCACGAGTAAGGATTTACCTGAGTCACCTTGTTCTTCTGATGGCAAGGACGAATGGAAGGGTGAGCAATATGTAAAGAAATGGCCAAAGGGCCAAACTTCATCGTCTTCACGAGATTTAAGCCCGTGGGATGACGAGACTTCCGATTATAAGAAACGACCACCAGATCGGACAGACAGGCACGGTTATTACATGCGTCATGCTCGTCGTATGAACTCATGTGATGATGACTACGA CTATGATGAAGAGGTTTCGAAAAGGCGAGAGAGGAGGGTTAAGAGTCACACGAGCCGAAGTAAGGAGAATTTTGAACCAG ATTCTCAAAATTGGTATCATGCTAGTAGTCACCATCACTGGTCGCCACCTGAAGAAGATGACGCTCGAGCCCGGGGATTCGATCGCAACCTATTCGAATGCGGAACATACGGTCCTCTACTAAGGGACCATAAAATGGCACCACCTATGTCATCATACGATCGTCGCTATGAGAAACGCAAGTATTATCGGGAATATTGTCGCCCTGATTATGAGTTTGAATCTTACGGTGAATCGCCTGATGTAAAAGaacgtaaaatgatgtattACGGCGAAAAGGGCAGAAGGGATTACGAAAATATGTACGAGGAATGCTTTGGGCGTGATGGTCGAGGATCAAAATCAAGAGATTTCTTCTATGATCGGGATCGGAAAAGTTTTGACCGTGATAGTGTGGAATCTTATGATAGTGCGAGTCGTCGGCAACGAAGCTTTGGAAGTGGTGACGTCTACGGAAGTTTAGATAGTCGTGAAGAGTTCAGAGAACGCTATATGGGAGGTGGTGAGAAGACTCGATCGCTGAGAAAGAGTATAAAAATGCGTAGCAACGAAGATTACGAGCCAGATTCTGAGAATGGTGATCATGTTCGCCGTGGTCCCACTGATACAAGAAGTCTGCAGAGACCTAGTCAGAATGCGAGAATTCGAAAAAGCAGTGGATCAAGTCACTGGGATGGCGAAG ATACTGTTCCAGCCCCAGTTCCTCAAGTTTCTAGTCAAAAGGGTTGGAAACGTCCGTCCAGTGCTTCAGAATCAGAACGACGTCTTGCCGAAAATCGACGCGTTCTTTGTCATACGTTATCAGGATCTGATGGCGAGAAGGATAGACG gTTTCGGCGACGGTCTCGTACACGAGGTAAAGATGAACCACCTCGACAGCAACAGACTTTTGGTACATACCGTCACCCTCCACCGCCACCTTCACatcacgacgaaatctatgattaTATGGACTACGATGAATACGGAATGCCAGTTGACGAAGATAAATTTGAACGATTAAATCGTCGACGGCAAGACATGCATCAGCGAATGATGGAAGCAGATCACTCACAGCGCCGGAAAAAAGGTGAGAAGTTCAATTTTGATAACGATATGGACGATACTATGGTGACACCAAAATATGGGGGCGGTGTTAAGAAAGATGCATCATTTTATTCGGAAAAGGATCAACGACATACACATAAATTTGATGTTTTCGATGAAACTCCACCGCCACCAATACCAAAAGGAGGCAAATGTGGTCGCCGCGCTTTCGATTTTGATGATTTTGAAGAAACTCCGCGTTCGAACGCGAGTAGTAGTAAATTCAACTTTGAGGAGCATGGCTTTGAAAGTGATTTCAATTCACCGCCCCCATCATCGACGGGCGTTTCGTCGGCTGCCACAAAATCTTCGTTCCGGTTTTCaaatgatttctctgagaaagagCACAAACAAAATGCAAGCCTCGGTAATTTTGAATCGGAAATTAATCAACCAACACCAATGCAGAAACTTCGGTTCGACGATAAtataacaatttcaaaatttgacaATGATCAATCAGCACCAATATCCTCGGTAGGCGCTTTCGAGGATGATTTCTCTAAAGCAGAATTTGTTTTAGAGAATGAGGACCGTTGGACATCGGAACTACCAAAGAGAAATAATAATTCTCGTTTCTTACCAAAACAACGTCAGCAACaagatcaaataaaaaaatcagaatCGGTTAATATATTCGGTCGTAAATCGGAAGATCCTTTTGAagatgatgattttttcaagTCGTCATCTTCACCACCATCGGGCGAGAAAGATCCAAATAAGAATGATGCAAGTGGTGCTAATGGTGGCGATAAGAAAATGCAACAATCCACAGACAATGGCTTTAATTGGGATAGTAACTTtgctaaattcgatgaaaatatgTGA